ccatccacaagctttgtcccatttactctctgtaaagcaccagttcttgTCAGGATCCGTGGtcaggatcatgttttgtttagttacgttctgttagttttggactcccttagttcctgttttgtgcacttcgggtgtttgttttggttaccatgtgTGACAAATCTTTCACttaatttctgatagtttttcgtgttttgtactttatttcctgttcagtgctcttatttttttatacttcctgtttttgtcacactcgccgttgattggcagcggtcctcagctgctgtaaatcaacataggtctatttatgtttcactcgagcactcctcagtgctcgaagttaatatcatgttgagaacgttactttgcacgactgctttatgtttgcttttgttattttcttatgtgtattaaattcctcttaccttcactcaactctcctggattcttacatactcggggacacacaactgcagccatgcgacatcccaacaccatgggtactaattgtagctgagataggcgccagcgccccccgccaacccaaaagggaataagcggtagaaaatggatggatggatgggtactaATTGGCTTTACCTGCcactgattagtgctcggcacgttcacctgctgttgagcactaatcagagagctatttaatcACTTTGCTCGCCACATTCGATGTGGCATCGTTGTTTGCGGAATGCAAATGTTACGTTGGTTATTCCTGTCctcgattcctgtgctaagtggtTGCCTctgcttcccgtgcgatcggcacgtttttctGTTGTTTGTTTCTGTGTTTGGTATGGTGTAtgatatatgattattaaatcacCTCCTACCTTCACGTTGTCGTCCGGAGCTGTCCTTGCTGCATTCCTGGAAGAACAATCctcgcataaagatgcgacccccacgtgacagttccaatggcagcaaaacagtcccagagcataatactatcaccaccatgcttgacggtaggattgttGTTCTTGCGATTAGaagcctcacctttttttttttccaaacatattgctgggtattgtggccaaacagctcaatttttgtttcatctgacttcacatggataaagataagaccttctgaaggaaagttatgtggtcatccacaggtgagcggtccatcctgggtcccgactctggatgagcggtccatcctgggtcccgactctggacagccagcacttcatccatggccaccggaccggcccccctccaaaagggagagtgggacagaggagaaaaataaaagaaacggcagatcaactggtctaaaaagggagtgttaaggtgagacttaaatgcttctactgaggtagcatctcaaacttttaccgggagggcattccagagtactggagcccgaaatgaaaacgctctatagcccgcagactttttttgggctttgggaatcactaataagccggagtcctttgaacgcagatttcttgccggtacatatggtacaatacaacccGCGAGATAGGCtgtagctagaccgtgtagtattttatacgtaagtagtaaaaccttaaagtcacatcttaagtgcacaggaagccagtgcaggtgagccagtacaggcgtaatgtgatcaaactttcttgttcttgtcaaaagtctagcagccgcattttgtaccaactgtaatcttttaatgctagacatggggagacccgaaaataatacgttacagtaatcgaggcgagacgtaacaaatgcatggataatgatctcagtttctttagtggacagaatggagcgaattttagcgatattacggagatgaaagaaggccgttttagtaacgcttttaatgtgtgactcaaaggagagagtttggtcgcagataatacccagattctttacagagtcgccttgttcaattgtttggttgtcaaatgttaaagttgtattatttaatagaggtcggtgtctagcaggaccgataatcagcatttccgtttttttgggcgCTGAGTTGcgaaaagttagcagacatccgtTGTCTAATtaatgtgttggatccgctttggacttgactctcgcggttgtgttggatccattatggattgaactttcacagtatcatgttagacccgctcgacatccattgctttcgtcctctccaaggttctcatagtcatcattgtcaccgacatcccactgggtgtgagttttccttgcccttatgtgggcctaccgaggatgtcgtagtggtttgtgttgtggtttgtgcagccctttgagacactagtgatttagggctatataagtaaacattgattgattgattgattaagacacgcctccagctgattacaatctggcgtgttggtcagctttaaagCAACTAAagtagaatgcaatatatatatatatatatatatatatatatatatatatatatatatgttataaatTCTAAAGCTATGGGCTCACACAAGTTCTGTAAATATTCCAAATTTGGAGCACAacatcatagttttcacagctttttggatAGAGGTCAAAAGCATTTTAAAGTGAAGTTCTAATTCCTTTTTCAAGCACTCTCGGGCATAtagcatttctttggaggtgggaggaagcaagagttaaatattttaacataaatttataataataaaaattatgaatgtgagtgtgaatgttgtctgtctatctgtgttggccctgcgatgaggtggcgacttgtccagggtgtaccccgccttccgcccgattgtagctgagataggcgccagcgccccccgcgacctcacaagggaataagcggtagaaaatggatggattattcaaaATGATAATAACAGCAGAAGCAGTAGTTGAACTCGTAAAGCTGCATTTACAAGAATTTGCCTTACCAGATTTGGCCTTTCGGTGGTGCTGTGGCGTATTCGAATTTTAACCGCAGAAGAAGAAATTGATTTTTAGCGTCACTTCCGCTGACCACTGCTGAAGGTAAAGTGTCATAACAGTATTTATCTCGTATTTTTAGCCTTTCTAACACTAATTATCCACAACTCCTCTTCACGGAATTATGGAattgctattttattttttttacgacGGCGCTTTAATTCAGTTCGCTGTTaagcaaaaaacaaaatgtaccGGGTTATTTTTTTCCGCTCTGTCTCCCGTGTCAGTAAATTCTGTGATGGAATGTGAATAATGGAGGTTTGAAGCTGCACATCCGCCCTCATGGAacatttgataaaacattttccagTGACAGCATGCAATGGAAATATGATGAGGGAGACCAACCTAAACatcttaaaaggcctactgaaatgagattttcttatttaaacggggatagcaggtccattctatgtgtcatacttgattattgacgatattgccatatttttgctgaaaggatttagtagagaacatcaacgataaagttcgcaacatttgatTGCTAATAAAAAACCCTCGCCTCTACcgcaagtagcagacgatgtgcgcgtgacatcacgggttgtagggctcctcacatcctcacattttttataatcatagccacacCAGCAGAAAGTGCAATTCGGACTAAGAAAGTGACGAGtttcacattaatttgagcgaggatgaaagatttgtggatgaggaaagttagagtgaagcactctaaaaataaaagtaaaggcGACGGTTCCAGGCGATGGCGGtgtgagcgattcaaatgttattagacacaattTCCCCAATGGGATGCTTAGGTACCAATGTAATGTACAGTAATTACTGGATTTGTTGTAAAATTATCTCTGAATAGTTGGTAGATTATATTCCCTCACTACAATGTATTTTTCTTCACATAGGTGATCCGAGTGAGCGCCTTACTTTTATCAATGTTGCGCCTCGCCACGGCAATGCTGTGCCTTCAGTGCCGCCATGTGACACCTTCACCTTTGAACCTCAGACCGTGTGTAACACTCACCTCAGCAGAAAACCAGCAGACCGTCAAGGCTCTCTATGATCTCTCTGTTGACATCCAAAAGGTCCGCAAGCTGAAAGGCTGGGTCTTGCGTCAGAGTCCGGCTTACACAGTGGAGGTTGCGGACCTGTTGAAGGCCATTGGAGCTTCGGAGCCCATTATCTCCCGGATCTTAACTGTTTACCCTGAAGCTGTGCTTTGCAATCCAGCACAAACACTGGCACAGAAGGATCTGTGGATGACAGTGTGCCCCAACCAGAAAGAACTGGTTGGTATTATAGAGAAATTCCCAGCCTCCTTCTTCACATCCTCAAGCCACCATGGCAACCAGCGTAACAACATTACTTACTTCCAAAACTTAAACCTCAATAAGCGAATCATCACCAAGCTAATGGCCAGCGCCCCGCAGAGTTTCATTCGTCCAGTAGAGCAGAACGAGGACATGGTGTGCACCCTCCAGCAAACCTACCAGGAACTCGGAGGAGAAGAGGCCAACATGAAGATTTGGCTTCAAAAGCTGCTGACCCAGAACCCTTTTGTACTCCTCAAACCACCTGAAGTGCTGAGGCACAACATGTTGTTCCTCCGAGACAAAGGCTTCACTACTGCACAGCTCCTGTTCCTCCTCTCCAAACTGAAAGGCTTTGTTACTGATCTAAACCCAGACAGCATGAGCCACACCCTGGCGTACTCCCAGGACACCCTGGGGTGCTCCGAGGCAGAACTGCGAGACATCATTCTCAAATGTCCCGCATTACTTTACTACCCAGAAGATATTCTGGCTGAACGCTTCCAGGGACTTTGTAACGCCGGGATCAGCATGTATCAAATCACACAAACCCCAACCGTATTGGAACTGACAACACAAATCGTCAATTATCGCATCCAGAGGCTGAAGTTACATGGTTATGATGTCCGGACAGCTAGTTTGGGCGTCCTTAATGGCACCAAGAAGGACTTTGAAACAAGCTATGCGAAATTACAGCTTCGCCGAGAGAGACCTATTTTTAATCCTGTTGCGCCTTTGAAAGGAGATGACTGATATCAATTCACCAGCCTCTTGATTAGGTACCATCTACTAGGAGTGAATGTAAGTGATGAACCGTAAGTTCAGCCTTTGTATGAATAATTTGCCAAGTATTGAGTAATTCAACATCTTTTGTTTCTTAAAAATTGATGTCTttataggggaactgcacttttttggggaattttgcctattcacAATCACTATGACGGACGTAACGACGGATGCATTTTGTAATGTATTTTAACTCTATACATAACTAAATAAACATAGACAAAAGTCTTCCTAcaacggagccaatgggaggtcctctattccgcccataaaacacAATAgaaaacattaaaggggaacattatcacaatttcaaaagggttaaaaacaataaaaatcagttcccagtggcttgttgtattttttgaattttttttccaaattttaccggtctcggaatttccctaaataaagctttcaagtgccttattttcggctctctgcgaag
The nucleotide sequence above comes from Nerophis ophidion isolate RoL-2023_Sa linkage group LG12, RoL_Noph_v1.0, whole genome shotgun sequence. Encoded proteins:
- the mterf2 gene encoding transcription termination factor 2, mitochondrial, translating into MLRLATAMLCLQCRHVTPSPLNLRPCVTLTSAENQQTVKALYDLSVDIQKVRKLKGWVLRQSPAYTVEVADLLKAIGASEPIISRILTVYPEAVLCNPAQTLAQKDLWMTVCPNQKELVGIIEKFPASFFTSSSHHGNQRNNITYFQNLNLNKRIITKLMASAPQSFIRPVEQNEDMVCTLQQTYQELGGEEANMKIWLQKLLTQNPFVLLKPPEVLRHNMLFLRDKGFTTAQLLFLLSKLKGFVTDLNPDSMSHTLAYSQDTLGCSEAELRDIILKCPALLYYPEDILAERFQGLCNAGISMYQITQTPTVLELTTQIVNYRIQRLKLHGYDVRTASLGVLNGTKKDFETSYAKLQLRRERPIFNPVAPLKGDD